In Pseudoalteromonas piratica, the genomic stretch GAATAAGAATCATCAACTGCAAATGCGTGTTTAACATTGTTATCTAACGCGGTAATCGACGCAGAACCAAGCAAATACAAATTACTTACTAGGTGATAACGGCCTTCAGCTTTAACGGTTAAATCAGCACCAGCACCAATTCTTTCATTAGTAAGGTCATTAAGCGCATAATAATGACTATTAAATGATGCACTTTTATAACGTAAAGTCGTTGATAGATTTACATCCCAATCATTTTTATTGTAATTATACAAATAACCAAAATTAAGATAAGGGTTGCCCTCTAAGTCAGTCATCAATTCGCTAACCAGGTACTGCGAATTATCGAAGTTAAATTTGTATTGACCGCCAAAATCGAAGGTATCACCTTGTACTTGATTCTGATATTCAAAGGGAATATCAAAAAAACGCATGCGTGTGATCGCATTAAAATGATGATTACTTTGTGAGTGTAAATAAGCCCCCGCTTCTAATCCCTTAATATAGAAATGTTCATTTTTAAAAAACATCATAGGAACAAAGCTGCTGACTGTATCACCTTGTGTTGCAAATGGGATACTAGCGTGTCTTACCGTTGCACCGATGCCCCACTCTTTTTCTTTTTCAGCAGCATTCACACTAAAAGTTAAAACAGTTATGAGCGAGAAAGCAGATAAATTAAACCCATTAATGAATTGCATTGTTTCCTTCCTGCTGCGTTTGCTATTGGTGACTAATTTTTGTTTTTGTTAAACGAGACTTTATTATTGTTATCTCTATTTTCAAGCAAAAACTCGCGTGAGTAATCTGTGTTACTTGCTTTTGCTAATCTATCATATAGCACAACATTAACAGTGGCTGCTAAATTCATGCAACCTTTGGTCGGTATGTAAACTACGTCGTCACAATATTTCAGTACGTCTTTTCTAATAGAACCATCTTCAGGTCCAAGTACATATATGGCGTTATCAGGGTGAGTAAAATGTGGCAACGGCGTAGCACCATCGATTAACTCAACGGCAATTATTTTAGTATCGGACTTAACAAGTGTATTGATGTCAGTGAGTGCTGTAAGCGGAATTTCTTCCACTCGTTGCTTTGTATCAGTAGCAAATTTTTGTGCGTGACCATAACGATTACCAGTATAATGCACTTTCTCAACACCATAACACCCTGCGGCACGCATCACGCCACCAACATTTGTAGCACTCTTAGGGTTAATTAGAACAATCTCAGTGCGTGACATCAATCATGATCCTCTTTTGGCCAATCAGCGATATAATCTTCAAATAATTCCATATCAATTTGATTATCTTTCATCACGCGACCTTTAACACTAATTCCCATACGATGCATAACTGCTTTACTACCGTTATTTAATAGTGGGTGCCATGAAGCAAGGCCTCTGCCCTCATGTAATCGACGGTAACTGCAACTTGGTGGCATAAAGAAAATATCGTCAATATTATCTTTTGTTAATTTCACACAACTAGGTACGAGTGTTGTTCGTTGTTCATACTCAGTACAAAAGCATTTCTTGGTATCAAGATATCGACAGACAATAGCGGTATAAATTATTTCTTCACCCTCTCTGAGTACATCAGTACTCTCAAAGGTTTCATCTTGCTCGTCGCTGTCAATAAAGGTATGTAAGCAGCATTTGCCACAACCGTCACAAATTGCTTCCCACTCATCTTGGTTCATCTCAGCTAATGATTTTTTAAGCCAAAATTTATCTTCTAACATACTTGCCCCTAATTTCAAGGCCGATATTTTATGCTAGTTAATTGAGAAAAGCGAAATTATTAATGATAAGTAGCGGTGCCTTTTGTTAATTGACACCGCTATAAATAAGGTAAATTAAATTTTAGGATAACCAATTCGGTCAGATAAATAACCAACTGATGTGGCAAAGTAGTAAGAGCGGTTCCAATGCATTAACGCTTTATAATTGTCGTAAGCTAAATACATTCTACCGTTAATGTCATCTGGCATAACAAGTGCAGCGGTTATATCAACCTGTGGTAAATCTGAACCGTCGGTACGTCGAAGGCCAAGTGCTTGCCATGAAGCTAAATCACGTTCTGACTTTGACCAGTTATCTAGCCATTGTTTGCGTGTGCGTGTACCACGCTGCAAAATGTGCTGATTATTAAACTCTTGCGGAAGAACCACTTGGCGACCCCAAGTTAAATTATCATTCCAACCGGCTTTTTTTAAATAATTGGCAATTGATGCAAAGGCATCGTATTTATTTTGCCAAATGTCCTTTTTACCATCTCCATCGTAATCAACAGCGTATGCGTTAAACGATGTTGGCATAAACTGGGTTTGTCCCATTGCGCCAGCCCAAGAACCTTTAAAATGTTCAAGGCTTATATGCCCCTCTTCTAAAATGGTTAATGCGGCCCAAAGCTGACGCTTATACATGTCTTCGCGACGGCCATCATAAGCAAGTGTCACAACCGATGAGATTACAGGTGTTGAGCCTTGAATTTTACCAAAATTACTTTCAAGCCCCCACAGTGCCACGATAAAACGGGCTTGAACACCGTATTGCTCAGCAATTTTCTCGAGCACATCTTTATTTTCTTTATAAAGTTTACGCGCTCGGTCTATTTTCCATTTTGGTACGCGTTTAGGAAGGTACGTTTCGAGGGTTTCTTTTACTTCAGGCTGGTTTTTATCCGCTTTGATTACTTTCTTTTTAAATTTGATAGTAGCAAAGGCATCTTCAACAATTGATTTTTTATATCCCTTTTCAATTGCTTCAGCTTTTAAATCTGCAACATACTGATTAAATTTTGCTTGCTCTTCATCTGCAAAGGTAGAGACCGAAATAATACTTGCTGTGATTAGGGCGAGTTTTTTTAACACTATTGAGAAACTCCATTTTGTTTTTTAAATTCATCTAATAAATTTTCTTGCTTAGGAGGTAACTGAAGGTAAAACCCTTTTTCAGAAAGTTCTTGTTTTACTTTATCAAGATCAGCAACGCCTAATTTTTCTCGCTTGTCTAAATTTATTAGCATTACAAAAGTTGGTTGACCAAATGTTGCCATTAAAGGTTCCGGAACTTTTGAAA encodes the following:
- a CDS encoding MipA/OmpV family protein; the protein is MQFINGFNLSAFSLITVLTFSVNAAEKEKEWGIGATVRHASIPFATQGDTVSSFVPMMFFKNEHFYIKGLEAGAYLHSQSNHHFNAITRMRFFDIPFEYQNQVQGDTFDFGGQYKFNFDNSQYLVSELMTDLEGNPYLNFGYLYNYNKNDWDVNLSTTLRYKSASFNSHYYALNDLTNERIGAGADLTVKAEGRYHLVSNLYLLGSASITALDNNVKHAFAVDDSYSHELFLGFAFFNNKHKVPKLIDNKAYWRVAHGFATPSNIGDILRGDSVKDPYNNQLTSLFYGHPLTDDLFGLPLDIYLTPGVAWHWQSEVQSNIQEYVVAIKAYYTLPLPWKIRFGVAEGLSYVSNVTYIERSEMERKGYRPSELMNYLDFSLDINLGDVFNSPKLQNTWLGYSIHHRSSIFESAQQFGRIKGGSNYNTFYLQFTF
- a CDS encoding RNA methyltransferase — its product is MSRTEIVLINPKSATNVGGVMRAAGCYGVEKVHYTGNRYGHAQKFATDTKQRVEEIPLTALTDINTLVKSDTKIIAVELIDGATPLPHFTHPDNAIYVLGPEDGSIRKDVLKYCDDVVYIPTKGCMNLAATVNVVLYDRLAKASNTDYSREFLLENRDNNNKVSFNKNKN
- a CDS encoding YcgN family cysteine cluster protein, giving the protein MLEDKFWLKKSLAEMNQDEWEAICDGCGKCCLHTFIDSDEQDETFESTDVLREGEEIIYTAIVCRYLDTKKCFCTEYEQRTTLVPSCVKLTKDNIDDIFFMPPSCSYRRLHEGRGLASWHPLLNNGSKAVMHRMGISVKGRVMKDNQIDMELFEDYIADWPKEDHD
- a CDS encoding lytic murein transglycosylase; its protein translation is MISVSTFADEEQAKFNQYVADLKAEAIEKGYKKSIVEDAFATIKFKKKVIKADKNQPEVKETLETYLPKRVPKWKIDRARKLYKENKDVLEKIAEQYGVQARFIVALWGLESNFGKIQGSTPVISSVVTLAYDGRREDMYKRQLWAALTILEEGHISLEHFKGSWAGAMGQTQFMPTSFNAYAVDYDGDGKKDIWQNKYDAFASIANYLKKAGWNDNLTWGRQVVLPQEFNNQHILQRGTRTRKQWLDNWSKSERDLASWQALGLRRTDGSDLPQVDITAALVMPDDINGRMYLAYDNYKALMHWNRSYYFATSVGYLSDRIGYPKI
- a CDS encoding YcgL domain-containing protein, producing the protein MLSAVYKSKKKADTYLFVEKRDDFSKVPEPLMATFGQPTFVMLINLDKREKLGVADLDKVKQELSEKGFYLQLPPKQENLLDEFKKQNGVSQ